One genomic window of Mucilaginibacter sp. SJ includes the following:
- a CDS encoding NAD(P)-dependent oxidoreductase, which yields MKTKIGFIGLGDMGTSMAKNLIASGYHLQVYNRTLSKIDELGTDSITKCQSPAEAAANVPFLITMVSDDEVLRESAVGDGGILKTLQPNAVHISMSTISPDTSEELAKLHEQAGSRYLASPVFGRPEAAAARKLWICVSGDEQTKTDARPILDLLGQQVIDFGPSAGGANVVKIAGNFMIMASMEMMAEAFTLAEKNGLSRTQVSDFFGSTLFNAPIFQNYGKLIAGKQYESVGFKSKLGYKDARLAFKLSQTSEMPMPIANAVHGRLLTAVAKGWGERGWVEGISRGVSEDAGL from the coding sequence ATGAAAACAAAGATTGGATTTATAGGCCTTGGCGACATGGGTACCAGCATGGCCAAAAACCTTATCGCCTCGGGGTACCATTTGCAGGTTTACAACCGCACACTTTCAAAGATAGACGAGCTTGGCACCGACAGTATAACCAAATGCCAGAGCCCTGCCGAAGCCGCGGCAAATGTGCCATTTTTGATCACCATGGTGTCAGATGACGAAGTGTTGCGAGAATCGGCTGTAGGCGACGGCGGAATTTTAAAAACGCTACAGCCAAATGCTGTGCACATCTCCATGAGCACTATTTCGCCTGATACTTCTGAAGAACTGGCCAAATTACATGAGCAGGCCGGTAGTCGTTACCTCGCTTCCCCTGTATTCGGAAGGCCCGAAGCAGCCGCTGCACGTAAGCTCTGGATCTGCGTTTCGGGTGATGAACAAACTAAAACTGACGCCCGTCCAATACTTGATTTACTTGGCCAGCAAGTGATTGATTTTGGGCCTTCGGCGGGAGGTGCAAATGTGGTTAAAATAGCAGGCAATTTTATGATCATGGCATCCATGGAAATGATGGCCGAGGCGTTCACCCTCGCCGAGAAAAACGGGCTGAGCAGAACACAGGTTTCCGATTTTTTTGGCTCGACACTTTTCAACGCTCCTATCTTCCAAAATTATGGAAAGCTTATCGCAGGTAAACAATACGAATCCGTGGGCTTTAAATCAAAATTGGGTTATAAGGACGCGCGTCTCGCATTTAAATTATCACAAACAAGTGAGATGCCTATGCCCATTGCAAACGCCGTACACGGCCGCTTATTAACAGCAGTAGCCAAAGGCTGGGGCGAGCGTGGCTGGGTAGAAGGGATAAGCCGGGGTGTAAGTGAAGATGCGGGCTTGTGA
- a CDS encoding LptF/LptG family permease, with amino-acid sequence MKAFFHRYLKIIDRFIIGKYLGTFIFTMGIFMVISVVFDVSEKLDNFLNKHASLHDIVFRYYAGFIPFYLNMLSPLINFLAVIFFTAKMANQTEIVPILSGRASFNRFLRPYVIASSIIFVVSFFANVYLIPFTNRLKIDFENANGMMDNDPTKVEVHMQIDKHTFVYLANYDPTTHFGYNFIMEKFNGDTLREKLIADQIQYDSLKRIWSLKQYSVKYVNGMKEQFITSNTPKDTVLDMHPSDFIVYDNVYQAMSLSDLNKNIDKEKLRRPEYLKAIYFEKYHRFVYPLSAFVLTLIGVSISSRKVRGGVGLPLGIGILLCFAYIILERFALVFSVKGGMSPLAAVFIPNIVFGILGYYLLLKAPK; translated from the coding sequence ATGAAAGCTTTTTTTCATAGATATTTAAAGATCATCGACAGGTTTATTATTGGCAAATACCTGGGCACTTTTATATTTACTATGGGTATTTTCATGGTGATATCTGTAGTGTTTGACGTATCAGAAAAGCTGGATAACTTCCTGAATAAACACGCCAGTTTGCACGATATCGTATTCAGATATTACGCGGGTTTTATTCCGTTTTATTTGAATATGTTATCACCACTGATCAACTTTTTGGCGGTAATTTTCTTTACAGCCAAGATGGCAAACCAAACAGAAATCGTCCCGATATTGAGCGGCCGGGCAAGTTTTAACCGATTTTTAAGACCTTATGTAATCGCTTCATCAATCATATTTGTGGTGTCTTTTTTTGCTAATGTATACCTCATTCCGTTCACAAACCGCTTAAAAATCGACTTCGAAAATGCGAATGGCATGATGGATAATGACCCGACTAAGGTGGAGGTACACATGCAAATTGACAAACATACGTTTGTTTATCTTGCCAATTACGATCCCACAACTCACTTCGGTTACAATTTTATAATGGAGAAATTTAATGGTGATACGTTGCGTGAAAAACTAATTGCCGACCAAATTCAATACGATTCTTTAAAACGGATCTGGTCACTTAAGCAATACAGTGTTAAATATGTAAACGGAATGAAAGAACAATTCATTACAAGCAACACGCCAAAAGACACTGTTTTGGATATGCACCCGAGCGATTTTATTGTATATGACAACGTATACCAGGCCATGTCTTTAAGCGACCTGAACAAGAATATTGACAAGGAAAAACTGCGTCGCCCGGAGTATTTAAAGGCCATTTATTTTGAAAAATATCACCGTTTTGTATACCCTTTATCAGCCTTTGTACTTACTTTAATCGGTGTTTCCATATCGTCAAGAAAGGTACGCGGAGGTGTTGGATTACCCCTGGGGATAGGTATTTTATTATGCTTCGCTTATATTATATTAGAACGGTTTGCGCTTGTATTTTCGGTAAAAGGGGGTATGTCGCCTCTGGCAGCTGTATTCATTCCTAACATCGTTTTTGGCATTTTGGGCTATTACCTACTTTTAAAAGCACCCAAATAA
- a CDS encoding thymidylate synthase, producing the protein MKQYLDLMRHVMETGAQKHDRTGTGTVSVFGYQMRFNLKDGFPMVTTKKLHLKSIIHELIWFLSGDSNIRYLKENGVKIWDEWADENGDLGPVYGKQWRSWPTSDGGHIDQIKQVVNQLKNNPDSRRIIVSAWNVAEVNQMALPPCHSLFQFYVEPPNPLKGEQKGKLSCQLYQRSADIFLGVPFNIASYALLTMMMAQVCDLDLGDFVHTFGDAHLYNNHMEQARLQLSRDPRPLPTMKINPEVKDIFSFKFEDFTLENYDPWPHIKAEVAV; encoded by the coding sequence ATGAAACAGTATCTCGATCTGATGAGGCATGTGATGGAAACCGGCGCGCAAAAGCATGACAGAACCGGCACCGGTACGGTAAGTGTGTTTGGCTACCAGATGCGTTTCAACCTTAAGGATGGTTTCCCGATGGTAACCACCAAAAAACTCCACCTCAAATCTATTATCCATGAGCTCATCTGGTTTTTGAGCGGCGACAGCAATATCCGCTACCTGAAAGAAAATGGCGTTAAAATATGGGACGAATGGGCCGACGAAAATGGCGACCTTGGCCCCGTATACGGTAAACAGTGGCGCTCATGGCCTACATCGGATGGCGGTCATATCGACCAGATCAAACAGGTGGTGAACCAGCTTAAAAATAATCCCGACTCACGCCGCATCATTGTATCGGCCTGGAACGTTGCCGAGGTTAACCAGATGGCGCTGCCTCCATGCCACAGCTTGTTCCAGTTTTACGTAGAGCCCCCTAACCCCCTAAAGGGGGAACAAAAGGGAAAACTTTCGTGCCAGTTGTATCAACGCAGTGCAGATATTTTCCTTGGCGTTCCTTTCAACATAGCGTCGTATGCCCTGCTCACCATGATGATGGCACAGGTATGCGACCTTGACCTTGGCGACTTTGTACACACCTTTGGCGATGCCCATTTGTACAACAACCACATGGAGCAGGCCCGCCTGCAGTTAAGCCGCGATCCGCGTCCGCTGCCAACCATGAAAATCAATCCTGAGGTTAAAGATATCTTCTCATTCAAGTTTGAAGATTTCACTTTAGAGAACTACGATCCGTGGCCGCATATTAAAGCGGAAGTGGCGGTATAG
- a CDS encoding dihydrofolate reductase, whose amino-acid sequence MILSIIVAIAKNRAIGKDNKLLWYLPNDLKHFKDVTTGHTVIMGRKTFDSVGKPLPRRRNIVVTRQAISIEGCEVAPSIEAAIALCKAEDEVFIVGGAEIYRQAIPLTNRIYLTIIDQDFEGDTFFPELNPDEWQETDREDFEPDEKNKYKYAFITLVRR is encoded by the coding sequence ATGATTTTATCCATCATCGTAGCCATAGCCAAAAACCGCGCTATCGGTAAAGACAATAAATTACTCTGGTATTTGCCTAACGATCTAAAACATTTTAAAGATGTTACTACGGGGCATACCGTGATCATGGGCCGTAAAACTTTTGATTCGGTTGGCAAGCCTTTGCCCAGGCGCCGCAACATCGTTGTTACCCGGCAGGCCATCAGTATTGAAGGTTGCGAGGTGGCACCGTCTATTGAAGCTGCTATTGCGCTTTGCAAGGCCGAGGATGAAGTTTTTATCGTTGGCGGGGCCGAGATCTACCGGCAGGCAATTCCCCTTACAAACCGCATATATCTCACCATTATTGACCAGGATTTTGAGGGCGATACCTTCTTCCCGGAGTTAAATCCTGATGAATGGCAGGAAACAGATCGTGAAGATTTTGAGCCCGACGAAAAAAACAAGTATAAATATGCTTTTATTACACTTGTGCGGCGCTAA
- a CDS encoding LapA family protein, with amino-acid sequence MSIKTIVIVVLAVLLTIVLMQNTDEVYFKFLFATFRVSKLMMMLIVAVTGFILGLIVAWPKKQKFDIEGYHDAMRKKDDTDTLSDEDREYIS; translated from the coding sequence ATGAGCATTAAAACAATAGTCATTGTAGTCCTCGCTGTTTTGCTTACCATCGTACTGATGCAAAATACCGACGAGGTTTACTTCAAATTTTTGTTCGCTACTTTCAGGGTATCCAAACTAATGATGATGCTGATAGTTGCGGTAACCGGTTTTATATTGGGTTTGATCGTGGCCTGGCCTAAAAAACAAAAATTCGATATCGAAGGCTACCATGACGCCATGCGCAAAAAAGATGACACCGATACACTAAGTGACGAAGACAGGGAATACATCAGCTAA
- the secDF gene encoding protein translocase subunit SecDF, with product MQGKGVIKFFAILLAVVCLYQLSFTWVAHKVREDAKVYSKGDPEKEKAYLDSISNQPVYPLLKHDYAYVLQREIALGLDLKGGMNVTMQIQLDELVRKIANNNPDATFNQALANADKLQANAQTNQKDYIALFVSEYEKLNPNGKLAAIFSTKDNQDHLKFNASNSEVKTYLEDLASTAVKQSFTVLNTRINQFGVTQPNIQLQQGSNRILVELPGVKEPERVRKLLSGSAKLEFYETFDNAEAYQYLINIDNLLAAKSKTAKADTGKTAKADSVAAVAAAKADTTKGGSLLSKVQKNAAKNDTSAASLSKTKLAAQHPLFAVMSLNVGQGANGQQQLGQGPVVGYAPLQDTAKVNAYLHSADVLAVIPRNIKFLWEVKPIKNTKTFALYAIKLTGAENGPVLSGDVINDARADNDQKGSPEVVMIMNSEGAQKWRTVTAEASSGTNKKAIAIVLDDNVYSAPTVQNEISGGVSSISGNFTIDDTRDLANVLKAGRLPAPAHIVSESIVGPSLGQEAITAGITSSILGLVVVLIFMIAYYNRAGTVAVVAVIINIFFLMGVLTSLGAVLTVPGVAGIVLTLGIAVDANVLVYERVREELNLGKSLRIAVADGFKHALPSILDSQISTFLTGLILFVFGSGPIQGFATTLMIGIATSLFCSLLISRVIFEWMLDKNMDIKFSNPWSSHTFKNANFAFVKNRTKFYIFSGLFIAAGLVSIFTRGFTYGVDFEGGRNYIVSFPNKTVTTGQIHDAIDATLGRSTEVKTMGTDKFSITTNYLFNDNSTAADAKVRATLVSALGNKAETKIADSNILGGSKVSATIADELKTSAIYTVLFAIFVISAYILIRFRKWQFSLGAMIATAHDALLVLSFFSLFNGFLPFSLDIDQAFIAAILTVIGYSINDTVVVFDRIREFLEHSNKNEKPEEVINRAINSTLSRTIITALTVVFVLLVLFIFGGDVIKGFSFALLIGVLFGTYSSICVATPVIVDFGKKDLK from the coding sequence ATGCAAGGCAAAGGGGTTATTAAATTTTTCGCCATACTACTGGCAGTGGTGTGCTTATACCAGCTATCATTTACGTGGGTGGCCCATAAGGTTAGGGAGGATGCCAAAGTATACTCAAAGGGAGATCCTGAGAAAGAAAAAGCTTATTTGGATTCTATTTCCAATCAACCGGTTTATCCGCTATTAAAACATGATTACGCTTATGTATTGCAAAGGGAAATTGCATTAGGCCTTGACCTTAAGGGCGGCATGAACGTTACCATGCAGATCCAGCTTGATGAGCTGGTTAGGAAAATTGCCAACAACAATCCGGATGCAACTTTTAACCAGGCTTTGGCTAACGCCGATAAATTGCAGGCTAACGCTCAAACCAACCAAAAAGATTACATCGCATTATTTGTAAGCGAGTACGAAAAGCTAAACCCCAACGGTAAGCTTGCCGCTATCTTTTCAACAAAAGATAACCAGGACCACTTGAAGTTCAACGCTTCAAACAGCGAGGTTAAAACTTACCTTGAGGACCTGGCTTCAACAGCGGTTAAACAATCATTCACCGTTTTGAACACCCGTATCAACCAGTTTGGTGTAACCCAGCCAAACATCCAGTTGCAACAAGGCTCAAACAGGATTTTAGTTGAACTTCCGGGTGTTAAAGAGCCGGAGCGTGTTCGCAAATTGCTTTCAGGTTCTGCTAAACTGGAATTTTACGAAACTTTTGATAATGCTGAGGCATATCAATACCTGATCAACATTGATAACCTGCTTGCTGCAAAAAGCAAAACAGCAAAAGCCGATACCGGCAAAACAGCAAAAGCTGATTCTGTTGCTGCTGTTGCTGCTGCAAAAGCCGATACCACCAAAGGCGGCTCGCTGTTAAGCAAGGTTCAGAAAAACGCTGCTAAAAACGATACTTCAGCTGCGTCATTAAGCAAAACAAAATTGGCCGCGCAACACCCACTGTTTGCAGTGATGTCATTAAACGTTGGCCAGGGTGCAAATGGCCAGCAGCAATTAGGCCAGGGCCCGGTTGTTGGCTACGCTCCGTTACAGGATACGGCTAAGGTTAACGCATACCTGCATAGTGCCGATGTTTTAGCGGTTATTCCACGTAACATCAAATTTTTGTGGGAAGTAAAACCTATTAAAAACACCAAAACTTTTGCGTTATACGCTATCAAACTTACAGGTGCCGAAAACGGCCCTGTATTATCAGGCGACGTAATTAACGATGCCCGTGCCGATAACGATCAGAAAGGCAGCCCTGAGGTTGTGATGATCATGAACTCGGAAGGTGCCCAAAAATGGCGTACTGTTACTGCAGAGGCATCATCAGGCACTAACAAAAAAGCTATCGCCATAGTTTTGGATGATAACGTATACTCTGCTCCTACCGTACAAAACGAAATTTCTGGTGGTGTATCATCAATCTCCGGTAACTTTACCATTGATGACACCCGCGACTTAGCCAACGTATTAAAAGCAGGCCGTTTGCCGGCTCCTGCCCACATCGTGTCCGAGTCAATCGTAGGTCCGTCATTAGGCCAGGAAGCTATCACTGCCGGTATCACGTCAAGTATCTTAGGTTTGGTAGTTGTATTAATCTTCATGATCGCTTATTATAACCGTGCGGGTACTGTGGCGGTAGTTGCCGTAATCATCAACATCTTCTTCCTGATGGGCGTACTGACCAGCTTAGGCGCGGTATTGACCGTACCGGGTGTTGCAGGTATCGTATTAACTTTAGGTATTGCCGTAGATGCTAACGTACTTGTTTACGAACGTGTACGTGAAGAATTAAACTTAGGCAAATCATTAAGGATTGCAGTTGCCGACGGTTTCAAACATGCATTACCTTCAATCCTCGATTCACAGATCAGTACATTCCTTACCGGTTTAATCCTGTTCGTATTCGGTTCAGGTCCTATCCAGGGTTTTGCAACTACATTGATGATCGGTATCGCTACTTCATTGTTCTGTTCATTACTGATCTCGAGGGTTATATTTGAGTGGATGCTGGACAAAAACATGGATATCAAATTCTCAAACCCATGGAGCTCACACACCTTCAAAAATGCAAACTTTGCGTTTGTTAAAAACCGTACCAAGTTTTACATTTTCTCGGGCCTGTTCATTGCTGCCGGTTTGGTTTCTATCTTTACACGCGGCTTTACCTACGGCGTTGACTTTGAAGGCGGTCGTAACTACATTGTTAGCTTCCCTAACAAAACCGTTACTACCGGTCAGATCCACGATGCTATTGATGCCACTTTAGGCCGCAGTACCGAAGTTAAAACCATGGGTACCGATAAATTCAGCATCACCACCAACTATTTGTTTAATGATAACTCAACAGCCGCCGACGCTAAAGTGCGGGCAACCTTAGTGAGTGCTTTAGGTAATAAAGCCGAAACTAAAATTGCGGATAGCAATATATTAGGTGGTTCAAAAGTAAGTGCAACTATTGCCGATGAGTTAAAAACTTCAGCTATCTATACTGTATTGTTCGCTATCTTCGTGATCTCGGCTTATATCCTGATCCGTTTCCGCAAATGGCAGTTTAGCCTGGGTGCAATGATCGCGACTGCTCACGATGCTTTATTGGTATTGTCGTTCTTCTCATTGTTCAATGGTTTCCTTCCGTTTTCATTGGATATTGACCAGGCGTTTATTGCGGCTATATTAACAGTTATTGGTTATTCAATTAACGATACCGTGGTAGTATTTGACAGGATCCGTGAATTCCTTGAACACTCTAACAAAAACGAAAAACCAGAAGAGGTTATCAACAGGGCCATCAACAGTACCTTAAGCCGTACTATCATTACTGCATTAACTGTAGTATTCGTATTGTTGGTATTGTTCATCTTCGGTGGTGACGTGATCAAAGGCTTCTCATTTGCATTGTTGATCGGTGTTCTTTTCGGTACATACTCGTCGATCTGTGTGGCAACACCGGTGATCGTTGACTTTGGAAAGAAAGACCTCAAATAA
- the ispE gene encoding 4-(cytidine 5'-diphospho)-2-C-methyl-D-erythritol kinase, giving the protein MILFPNAKINIGLNITERRPDGYHNLETIFYPIDVKDALEVVKSDKLSFISTGLEIPGLTEDNLCIKGYHMLKQDHDLPPVSIHLHKHIPIGAGLGGGSSDAAFFIRLMNDEFKLGLSVDVMTDYARRLGADCAFFIENKPVFAFERGDEFEHIKLDLSAYKIVLVMPPVHVSTGEAFRGIKPTPVKDSLFDLINEPITDWKKFIKNDFEQTVFQNHAEIRGIKAALYEAGAIYSSMSGTGASVFGIFAETPDLKFLEAENEVFYL; this is encoded by the coding sequence ATGATTTTATTTCCGAATGCAAAAATAAACATCGGCCTCAATATTACCGAACGCCGGCCTGATGGTTATCATAATCTTGAAACCATTTTTTATCCTATTGATGTTAAAGACGCTCTTGAGGTGGTAAAAAGCGATAAGCTCAGCTTCATCTCAACCGGCCTGGAGATTCCCGGCCTGACAGAGGATAACCTTTGTATTAAAGGTTACCATATGCTTAAGCAGGATCACGACCTGCCACCTGTGAGCATTCACCTGCATAAGCACATCCCGATAGGTGCGGGGCTGGGTGGCGGATCATCCGATGCTGCATTTTTTATCAGACTGATGAATGACGAATTTAAACTCGGTTTATCGGTTGATGTGATGACCGATTATGCCCGCCGCCTTGGTGCCGACTGTGCCTTTTTTATTGAGAACAAACCCGTATTTGCTTTTGAGCGAGGCGATGAGTTTGAGCATATCAAACTCGATTTGTCGGCTTACAAAATTGTTTTGGTGATGCCGCCTGTTCATGTGTCTACAGGGGAGGCGTTCCGCGGCATAAAACCGACTCCGGTAAAAGATTCATTGTTCGACTTGATCAACGAACCAATAACCGACTGGAAAAAGTTTATCAAAAATGATTTTGAGCAAACCGTGTTTCAAAACCATGCGGAAATTCGCGGCATTAAAGCAGCCCTTTATGAAGCCGGCGCCATATACTCAAGCATGAGCGGAACCGGAGCATCCGTGTTCGGTATTTTTGCCGAAACTCCTGATTTGAAATTTTTGGAGGCGGAGAACGAAGTGTTCTATTTATGA
- a CDS encoding DMT family transporter has translation MAQNTPSTLNKNLIILHFTVFVWGFTGILGALITISAVQLVWYRVFIAFISLFLYFKFNKTDFKVDRKTLIKLVFTGAIVGGHWILFFAAIKLSTVAVTLVCLSSITLFTAIFEPLINKKSISKLEILAGILIITGIVLIFKFESRYTKGIITGLASAVCASLFSIINSRQVQKVQAPVIAFYELSGAFVWISIYLFITSGYTRAMLLKPADIGYLVLLGTVCTSLAYVAGVSVMRELSAFRVALITNLEPVYGIIMSFIFFGDMNKMTLGFWGGALLILSTIFLYPVARKQITQRKGRA, from the coding sequence ATGGCGCAAAATACCCCATCAACCCTAAATAAGAACCTTATAATACTCCATTTTACGGTTTTTGTGTGGGGATTTACCGGAATTTTAGGCGCCCTGATCACCATTTCGGCCGTACAATTGGTGTGGTACAGAGTATTTATTGCCTTTATTTCGCTGTTTTTGTATTTTAAATTCAATAAAACCGATTTTAAAGTCGACAGAAAAACGCTGATCAAACTGGTGTTTACGGGGGCAATTGTGGGCGGTCACTGGATCCTTTTTTTTGCTGCCATCAAACTTTCCACAGTCGCCGTCACCCTGGTTTGCCTCTCATCCATCACACTTTTCACGGCAATTTTTGAACCGTTGATCAACAAAAAAAGTATTTCGAAACTTGAAATTTTAGCCGGCATTTTAATTATCACCGGCATTGTTTTGATTTTCAAATTCGAAAGCAGATACACTAAGGGTATCATAACAGGGCTTGCCAGCGCTGTTTGTGCAAGCCTTTTCTCTATCATTAATTCGCGTCAGGTGCAAAAAGTACAGGCGCCGGTTATTGCATTTTATGAACTATCCGGCGCTTTTGTATGGATCTCGATATACCTTTTTATAACCTCCGGCTATACCCGGGCTATGTTGTTAAAGCCAGCGGATATTGGCTACCTGGTATTGCTTGGCACGGTGTGCACATCGCTGGCCTACGTCGCCGGCGTATCTGTAATGCGCGAGCTTTCGGCATTCAGGGTGGCGCTCATCACCAATCTCGAACCTGTGTACGGCATCATTATGTCGTTTATTTTTTTTGGCGACATGAATAAAATGACGCTGGGGTTTTGGGGTGGTGCGCTTCTTATTTTGTCTACGATCTTCTTATATCCCGTCGCCCGAAAGCAAATCACCCAGCGCAAAGGCAGGGCCTGA